The following are from one region of the Desulfuromonas acetexigens genome:
- a CDS encoding YkgJ family cysteine cluster protein, producing the protein MREVFAILDDYQALLETEDAWFSRCLETAGRHIQCRPGCSGCCRGLFDISLMDAALLRRGFELLPETVRTPVLAKARVRLSELQERWPGFGPPYLLNHLPDEEWTEMPEEDATPCPLLGADGRCLVYAWRPMTCRLHGLPNIDLSGESFSDEWCTLNFAAADPLALPELRWSFRRAFAAEMQLFGEFTASLFGAPRNEVDTFIPLALLMDWEDLSAAALP; encoded by the coding sequence TTGAGGGAAGTTTTCGCCATCCTTGACGACTACCAGGCGCTGCTGGAGACGGAGGATGCCTGGTTTTCCCGTTGTCTGGAGACAGCCGGTCGGCACATTCAGTGCCGGCCGGGCTGCTCCGGTTGCTGCCGCGGGCTCTTCGACATCAGCCTGATGGACGCCGCCCTGCTGCGTCGGGGCTTCGAGCTGCTGCCAGAGACGGTGCGGACCCCGGTCTTGGCCAAGGCGCGGGTGCGGCTGAGCGAACTGCAAGAACGCTGGCCCGGCTTCGGCCCCCCCTACCTGCTCAACCACCTGCCCGACGAGGAGTGGACCGAGATGCCCGAGGAGGACGCGACCCCCTGTCCGCTCCTCGGGGCGGACGGTCGCTGCCTGGTCTACGCCTGGCGTCCGATGACCTGCCGCCTGCACGGCCTGCCCAACATCGACCTTTCCGGCGAGAGCTTTTCTGACGAGTGGTGCACCCTCAACTTCGCCGCCGCCGACCCCCTCGCCCTGCCCGAGCTGCGCTGGAGTTTCCGCCGGGCCTTCGCGGCGGAAATGCAGCTTTTCGGTGAATTCACCGCCAGCCTATTCGGCGCCCCCCGCAACGAAGTCGACACCTTCATCCCCCTGGCCCTGCTCATGGATTGGGAGGATCTCTCCGCAGCGGCCCTTCCTTGA
- a CDS encoding DUF3047 domain-containing protein gives MKLSACLLAALIFLCLPGPAVKAGEIAVGRFAEEGLAGWEVKEFEGLTRYRLVEEEGRRVLLAEADGSASGLVKKIAFDPAEYRYLRWRWKIEETVAQGDERTKAGDDYAARVYVIFPGRFFWQTRALNYIWANRLPAEGFVANAFTANAMLLAVRSGADQAGQWLEESRDLIADYRRVFGSDPPQAGAVAIMTDTDNTGGRARAWYGDISLSTQP, from the coding sequence ATGAAACTATCCGCCTGCCTGCTCGCTGCCCTGATCTTCCTCTGCCTGCCTGGCCCCGCCGTCAAAGCCGGGGAAATCGCCGTGGGCCGCTTCGCCGAAGAGGGCTTGGCCGGCTGGGAGGTCAAAGAATTCGAAGGGCTCACCCGCTACCGCCTGGTCGAGGAGGAGGGCCGCCGGGTACTGTTGGCCGAGGCCGACGGCAGCGCTTCGGGCCTGGTGAAAAAAATCGCCTTCGACCCCGCCGAATACCGCTACCTGCGCTGGCGCTGGAAGATCGAAGAGACCGTCGCCCAGGGGGATGAACGGACCAAGGCCGGTGACGACTATGCCGCGCGGGTCTACGTCATCTTCCCCGGCCGCTTCTTCTGGCAGACCCGGGCGCTCAACTACATCTGGGCCAACCGGCTGCCGGCGGAAGGCTTCGTGGCCAACGCCTTTACCGCCAACGCCATGCTCCTGGCGGTCCGCTCCGGCGCCGACCAGGCCGGACAATGGCTGGAGGAAAGCCGGGATCTCATCGCCGATTACCGCCGGGTCTTCGGCAGCGATCCCCCCCAGGCCGGAGCCGTTGCCATCATGACCGACACCGACAACACCGGCGGCCGGGCCCGGGCCTGGTACGGCGACATCAGCCTCTCCACCCAACCCTGA
- a CDS encoding (Fe-S)-binding protein produces MTEPIPPKFSDLLDNMARRCTSCGACVRSCDFLRRSGSPAALARQGLEDGAALLRAYECSLCGLCDALCPLRLSPAAMFLAIRREAVKTGRVEAKTYQSWLTYEKLGGALPFRRQALPPGCTTVFFPGCSLPGSRPRAVLSLLAALRQSDPAVGLVLDCCGKISHDLGYGESFERISESLRRRLHGSGVRRILTACPGCDLMLRKLDEDFEVRSIYEVLTEGDADPATAPNRGTVAVHDPCPSRFDPERQRAVRELIRRAGYAIEELPEHGRTTRCCGQGGMVEGVRPGTVDREAARIVEQGKGRLLVSSCAACVNTLGRRGDAYHVVDLLGGEALPSRPPLSSARRWLNRLRLRLTRLP; encoded by the coding sequence ATGACCGAACCGATACCTCCCAAATTTTCCGACCTTCTCGACAACATGGCCAGGCGCTGCACCTCCTGCGGGGCCTGTGTGCGCTCCTGCGATTTTTTGCGCCGTTCCGGTTCGCCGGCGGCGCTGGCCCGCCAGGGATTGGAGGATGGCGCCGCCCTGCTTCGCGCCTACGAGTGTTCGCTGTGCGGGCTTTGCGACGCTCTCTGTCCACTGCGCCTCTCCCCGGCGGCGATGTTTCTGGCCATACGCCGAGAGGCGGTGAAAACGGGGCGGGTCGAGGCCAAGACCTACCAGTCCTGGCTCACCTACGAAAAACTCGGCGGCGCCCTCCCCTTTCGCCGCCAAGCCCTGCCCCCAGGCTGCACGACGGTCTTCTTCCCCGGCTGCTCCCTCCCCGGCAGTCGTCCGCGTGCGGTTCTTTCCCTGCTCGCCGCCCTGCGCCAAAGCGACCCTGCCGTCGGGCTGGTGCTCGACTGCTGCGGCAAGATCAGCCACGATCTCGGCTACGGCGAAAGCTTCGAGCGTATTTCCGAGAGTCTGCGCCGACGCTTGCACGGTTCCGGCGTGCGCCGGATTCTCACCGCCTGCCCCGGCTGCGACCTGATGTTGCGTAAACTCGACGAGGATTTCGAGGTGCGGAGCATCTATGAAGTGCTGACCGAAGGGGATGCCGATCCCGCGACGGCGCCCAACCGGGGGACTGTCGCCGTGCATGATCCCTGCCCTTCCCGTTTCGACCCAGAACGGCAGCGGGCGGTGCGGGAACTGATCCGTCGCGCCGGTTACGCCATCGAAGAACTCCCCGAGCATGGGCGCACCACCCGCTGCTGCGGCCAGGGGGGGATGGTGGAAGGGGTCCGGCCCGGCACGGTCGACCGGGAAGCGGCGCGTATTGTCGAGCAGGGAAAAGGGCGACTGCTCGTCTCCTCCTGCGCGGCCTGCGTCAATACCCTGGGTCGCCGGGGAGATGCCTATCATGTCGTTGACCTGCTGGGTGGCGAAGCGCTCCCCTCCCGGCCTCCGCTCTCTTCCGCCCGCCGCTGGCTCAACCGCCTGCGTCTTCGCCTGACGAGGTTGCCATGA
- the rpsA gene encoding 30S ribosomal protein S1, whose product MVDEMDDMEDTGEESFAELFEKSFSGGVSGKLEPGQKVEAKVLSITKDWVFLDVGQKGEGVLDRKELLDADGNLKIAEGDVLTAYFLSRAGGELRFTTRLGGGSGNAQLEEAWRSGIPVEGTVEKEIKGGFEVKLAGNTRAFCPFSQMALRRTENPEQFIGKSLPFKISQYAERGRNVVVSHRAILEEEQRRQRETLRATLREGMSVPGVVTQLKPFGAFVDIGGIEGLIPISEVAWGRVEDINEVLSIGQQVEVAVKSLDWDANRFSFSLKEAQADPWRSVADKFPEGTVVTGKVVRLAPFGAFVALGEGIDGLVHISKLGGGKRISHPREAVKEGESLTVKVEKIDAQARRVSLVLPGGEGAAAAEPEEDFRQYLPPSSGGGMGTFGELLKKQQEKKKRR is encoded by the coding sequence ATGGTTGACGAGATGGACGACATGGAAGATACCGGCGAGGAAAGTTTCGCCGAACTGTTCGAGAAGAGTTTTTCCGGCGGCGTCTCCGGCAAGCTGGAGCCGGGGCAGAAGGTTGAGGCGAAGGTTCTCAGCATCACCAAGGATTGGGTCTTTCTCGATGTCGGACAGAAGGGGGAAGGGGTGCTCGACCGGAAGGAGTTGCTCGATGCCGACGGCAACCTGAAGATCGCCGAAGGGGATGTGCTGACCGCTTACTTTCTCTCCCGCGCCGGCGGCGAACTGCGCTTCACCACCCGCCTCGGCGGTGGCTCCGGCAACGCCCAGCTCGAAGAGGCCTGGCGTAGCGGCATCCCCGTTGAAGGAACGGTGGAAAAGGAGATCAAGGGCGGCTTCGAAGTCAAGCTCGCCGGCAACACCCGGGCCTTCTGCCCCTTTTCGCAGATGGCCCTGCGCCGGACCGAGAACCCCGAGCAGTTCATCGGCAAGAGCCTCCCGTTCAAGATCTCCCAGTACGCCGAGCGCGGACGCAATGTGGTGGTCTCCCACCGGGCGATTCTCGAAGAGGAACAGCGTCGCCAACGCGAAACGCTGCGCGCGACCCTGCGCGAAGGGATGTCCGTTCCCGGCGTCGTCACCCAACTCAAGCCCTTCGGCGCCTTCGTCGATATCGGCGGCATCGAGGGACTGATCCCCATCTCCGAGGTGGCCTGGGGGCGGGTCGAGGATATTAACGAGGTCTTGTCCATCGGTCAGCAGGTCGAAGTCGCCGTCAAAAGTCTCGACTGGGACGCCAATCGTTTTTCCTTCAGCCTCAAGGAGGCTCAGGCCGATCCCTGGCGGAGTGTCGCCGACAAGTTTCCCGAAGGCACGGTTGTCACCGGCAAGGTCGTGCGCCTTGCTCCCTTCGGCGCCTTTGTCGCCCTCGGCGAGGGGATCGACGGGCTGGTGCACATTTCCAAACTCGGCGGCGGCAAGCGCATCAGCCATCCCCGCGAGGCGGTCAAGGAAGGTGAAAGCCTGACGGTGAAAGTCGAGAAGATCGATGCCCAAGCGCGTCGCGTCTCCCTGGTTTTGCCCGGCGGGGAAGGGGCCGCCGCGGCCGAACCCGAGGAGGATTTCCGCCAGTACCTTCCCCCGTCTTCCGGGGGGGGCATGGGTACTTTCGGCGAACTGCTGAAAAAGCAGCAGGAGAAGAAGAAACGGCGTTGA
- a CDS encoding class I SAM-dependent methyltransferase produces MDQKTEAARYRAACEKTFWQAVFAAELEYLLCHLRPGDAILSVGCGPATIEGALLERGFSVVGLDVSAEALEGAPDRLRTVAARAEEMPFAAASFDVVIAIVSLQFIDDYQAAIAKIAQVLRPGGRVIIMLLNPRSRFFRSKQAEPDSYVRKIRHTNLAQLERELSGHFALEGEYFLGVGGTEIFPSQDPETAALYVLRGVRGGTSICAR; encoded by the coding sequence ATGGATCAGAAAACCGAAGCGGCCCGCTATCGTGCGGCCTGTGAAAAGACCTTCTGGCAGGCGGTCTTCGCCGCCGAACTGGAATATCTGCTTTGTCATCTGCGTCCGGGGGACGCCATTCTCAGCGTCGGCTGTGGTCCCGCTACGATCGAAGGGGCGTTGCTCGAGCGGGGCTTTTCCGTGGTCGGTCTCGATGTTTCGGCCGAGGCGCTGGAAGGGGCGCCAGACAGACTGCGGACGGTAGCGGCCCGCGCTGAGGAGATGCCCTTCGCGGCGGCCTCCTTCGATGTGGTGATCGCCATCGTCTCCCTGCAATTTATCGACGACTACCAGGCGGCCATCGCCAAAATCGCCCAGGTGCTCCGCCCCGGCGGCCGGGTCATCATCATGTTGCTGAATCCGCGCTCCCGATTTTTCCGCAGCAAGCAGGCCGAGCCCGATTCCTACGTGCGCAAGATTCGCCATACGAACCTGGCCCAGCTCGAACGGGAGCTGTCCGGGCATTTCGCCCTGGAGGGGGAATATTTCCTCGGGGTGGGCGGGACGGAAATCTTCCCCAGCCAGGATCCGGAAACGGCGGCGCTCTATGTGCTGCGGGGCGTCCGTGGGGGAACGTCCATCTGCGCCAGGTAG
- a CDS encoding radical SAM protein, translating into MSTSQMLAPGAQSHPCFSPSAANRFGRIHLPVAPNCNLRCGYCDRRHDCVNESRPGVTSRILDPERALAHLGESRARMPFLSVVGIAGPGDPMAEPELTLATLELIRRHHPDLLLCLSSNGLGLADEVENLVDLGVDFVTLTINAVDPLIGSRIYDHIRLAGEIYRGVEAAGALLQRQIDAVVRLKARGVTVKINTVVIPEINDREVVAVARLAASLGADLMNLIGMIPVSGTPLEHHSPPTRSMLDALRTKAEEYLPQMTHCARCRADACGLTRDGADHSRAG; encoded by the coding sequence ATGAGTACCTCGCAGATGCTCGCACCCGGTGCCCAAAGCCATCCCTGCTTCAGCCCTTCCGCCGCCAACAGGTTCGGGCGCATCCACCTGCCCGTGGCTCCTAACTGCAATCTCCGTTGCGGCTACTGCGACCGGCGCCATGACTGTGTCAACGAATCCCGCCCCGGCGTCACCAGTCGGATACTGGACCCCGAAAGGGCTCTCGCCCATCTTGGCGAATCCCGGGCACGGATGCCCTTCCTTTCGGTCGTTGGCATTGCCGGGCCAGGCGATCCCATGGCCGAGCCGGAATTGACCCTGGCGACCCTCGAACTAATTCGCCGCCACCATCCGGACCTGCTTCTGTGTCTTTCCAGCAACGGTCTCGGTCTCGCCGATGAGGTGGAAAACCTTGTCGATCTGGGCGTCGACTTCGTCACTCTGACCATCAATGCCGTCGATCCGCTTATCGGCAGCCGCATTTATGACCACATCCGTCTCGCGGGGGAAATTTACCGGGGAGTGGAGGCGGCGGGGGCTCTGTTGCAGCGTCAGATCGATGCCGTTGTTCGCCTCAAAGCCCGAGGGGTAACGGTGAAAATCAACACCGTGGTCATCCCCGAGATCAATGACCGCGAGGTCGTCGCTGTGGCCCGACTCGCCGCCTCTCTCGGTGCCGACCTGATGAACCTGATCGGCATGATCCCCGTATCCGGCACCCCCCTGGAACACCACTCGCCCCCGACCCGGAGTATGCTGGACGCTTTGCGGACAAAAGCGGAGGAATACTTGCCGCAAATGACCCACTGCGCCCGCTGTCGCGCCGATGCTTGCGGCCTGACTCGGGACGGAGCCGACCACTCCCGGGCCGGATGA
- a CDS encoding substrate-binding domain-containing protein, whose protein sequence is MSEKICDHNRRAFIGTALAGSAFALAGVATARAATDVGRGRFGGEQLQVWSCGGLAEAMIPAHQLYEERSGAKITYTGAFAAALGKSLQGSATTDVFAGRVLSLAKALRESDKMDYFKPLCFTSYILVTPKGNPGGIAGIEDLAKPGVRVAMAPDSSPPGGQAATVLLEKAGIAEAVMKNVANPGTCVQRTVSEVVTGKADVMIVEKRITRMAEFSGKLESIEIPAKFFPPAPLTFTVGVMKSARNRSLADDYVAFLISLEGQAYFERMGFIPAISKEGRQLVEKLGVKDV, encoded by the coding sequence ATGAGCGAGAAGATATGTGACCACAATAGACGGGCCTTTATCGGCACCGCCCTGGCCGGCAGCGCCTTTGCCCTGGCCGGGGTGGCGACAGCCCGAGCTGCAACCGACGTCGGCCGGGGAAGATTCGGCGGTGAACAACTTCAGGTCTGGTCCTGCGGCGGTTTGGCCGAAGCCATGATTCCCGCCCACCAACTTTACGAAGAACGAAGCGGCGCCAAGATCACCTATACCGGAGCGTTCGCGGCGGCCCTGGGGAAATCCCTGCAAGGCAGCGCCACCACCGACGTCTTCGCCGGGCGCGTGCTGAGCCTCGCCAAAGCCCTGCGGGAATCGGACAAAATGGACTATTTCAAGCCCCTTTGCTTCACCAGCTACATTCTGGTGACGCCCAAAGGGAATCCCGGCGGGATCGCCGGCATCGAAGACCTGGCCAAGCCTGGCGTGCGGGTTGCCATGGCGCCGGATTCCTCCCCGCCGGGGGGCCAGGCGGCAACGGTTCTTCTCGAAAAAGCGGGCATCGCCGAAGCGGTGATGAAAAACGTCGCCAACCCCGGCACCTGCGTTCAGCGCACGGTCTCCGAAGTGGTGACGGGCAAAGCCGATGTCATGATCGTCGAAAAGCGAATCACGCGGATGGCCGAATTTTCCGGAAAGCTGGAAAGCATTGAAATCCCGGCAAAATTCTTTCCACCCGCCCCTTTGACTTTCACCGTGGGCGTGATGAAAAGTGCACGCAACCGCTCCCTGGCCGACGATTACGTGGCGTTCCTCATTTCTCTGGAGGGACAGGCCTATTTCGAGCGGATGGGTTTTATTCCGGCGATTTCCAAAGAAGGCCGGCAACTGGTGGAAAAATTGGGGGTCAAGGATGTCTGA
- a CDS encoding DUF2784 domain-containing protein codes for MPYALLADLALLSHLGFILFVLFGALAVHRWPRLAWLHLPAAAWGTLVELTGWFCPLTDLENHWRHLAGQAGYAGSCIDRYLTALIYPDGLSRPLQIFLGLGVLAINLTLYARLLRKGRRNSG; via the coding sequence ATGCCCTACGCCCTGCTTGCCGATCTCGCTCTGCTGAGCCATCTCGGCTTTATTCTTTTCGTGCTTTTCGGCGCCCTTGCCGTCCACCGTTGGCCACGGCTGGCCTGGCTGCACCTGCCCGCCGCCGCCTGGGGGACGCTGGTGGAACTGACCGGCTGGTTCTGTCCTCTCACCGACCTGGAAAACCACTGGCGCCACCTCGCCGGTCAAGCCGGTTACGCTGGCTCCTGCATCGACCGCTATCTGACGGCGCTGATCTACCCCGACGGGCTGAGCCGGCCGCTGCAGATCTTCCTCGGCCTGGGAGTGCTCGCCATCAACCTGACCCTTTACGCCAGGCTGTTGCGCAAAGGGCGCCGCAACTCCGGCTAG
- a CDS encoding PilZ domain-containing protein, with translation MTVAPPPEALHILLLIRDRKTEDLCLDDLTARGVVCSRAEDLQGLIALMEGRTAYQGIIADVRFSMKADGELKQQLRRLENIYPFLRVKSAADGTLHGISSLSGSVSLAEFLGQCRTFPARPLREEERREEYISAWLADTPDFAETEASVSLNLSCRGAFFYSARIWAVGAPVWVRFPGHDQDFSARVCWCRPWGGKSDGLPGIGVEFQEISESQCALLKAFLRSA, from the coding sequence ATGACGGTTGCTCCTCCGCCCGAAGCGCTGCACATCCTGCTGCTGATCCGGGACCGGAAGACCGAGGATCTCTGCCTCGACGATCTGACGGCGCGCGGGGTCGTCTGCTCTCGGGCCGAGGATTTACAGGGCCTGATCGCGCTGATGGAGGGCAGAACCGCCTATCAGGGAATCATCGCCGACGTTCGCTTTTCCATGAAGGCCGACGGCGAACTCAAACAGCAGTTGCGGCGGCTGGAGAACATCTACCCCTTTCTGCGGGTCAAGTCGGCGGCGGACGGCACCCTCCACGGCATCAGCTCCCTGAGCGGCTCCGTCAGCCTGGCGGAATTTCTCGGCCAATGCCGCACCTTCCCCGCCCGGCCCCTGCGCGAGGAAGAACGTCGGGAGGAATACATCTCCGCCTGGCTTGCCGACACGCCCGACTTTGCCGAAACCGAGGCCTCGGTTTCCCTCAACCTCTCCTGTCGTGGCGCCTTCTTCTACTCGGCGCGGATCTGGGCAGTCGGGGCGCCGGTATGGGTGCGCTTCCCCGGCCATGACCAGGATTTTTCCGCCCGGGTCTGCTGGTGCCGCCCCTGGGGAGGAAAGAGCGACGGCTTGCCCGGGATCGGGGTCGAATTTCAAGAGATTTCGGAGTCGCAGTGCGCGCTGCTCAAGGCATTTTTGCGGAGCGCCTAG
- the trxB gene encoding thioredoxin-disulfide reductase has product MSATEHHRLIILGSGPAGYTAAIYAARANLNPVMIAGLQPGGQLTTTTEVDNWPGDHAGVQGPDLMERMRLHAERFETRIIYDTIVAADLKARPFRLTGDSGEYTCDALIITTGASARYLGLPSEEAFKGKGVSACATCDGFFYRNQPVAVIGGGNTAVEEALYLSHIAGHVTVVHRRDQFRSEKILADKLKARADEGKVTIEWFQVLDEVLGDERGVTGIRIKDVRDGSTKEIAVQGVFIAIGHSPNTGIFNGQLEMKDGYLKTRGGADGFATQTSIPGVFAAGDVQDYMYRQAITSAGTGCMAALDAERYLDGLEQS; this is encoded by the coding sequence ATGAGCGCTACCGAACACCATCGCCTGATCATTCTCGGCTCCGGCCCCGCCGGTTATACCGCCGCTATCTATGCCGCCCGGGCCAATCTCAACCCGGTAATGATCGCCGGTCTCCAGCCCGGCGGCCAGTTGACCACCACCACCGAGGTCGACAACTGGCCCGGCGATCATGCAGGGGTGCAGGGTCCCGATCTGATGGAGCGTATGCGTCTGCACGCCGAGCGCTTCGAAACCCGCATCATTTACGACACGATCGTCGCCGCCGATCTCAAAGCGCGTCCCTTCCGGCTCACCGGCGACAGCGGCGAATATACCTGCGACGCCCTGATCATCACCACCGGCGCCTCGGCCCGCTACCTGGGCCTTCCTTCCGAGGAGGCTTTCAAAGGCAAGGGGGTCTCCGCCTGCGCCACCTGCGACGGCTTCTTCTACCGCAACCAGCCGGTGGCGGTCATCGGCGGCGGCAACACCGCCGTGGAGGAGGCTCTCTACCTCTCCCACATCGCCGGCCACGTCACCGTCGTCCATCGCCGCGACCAGTTCCGCTCCGAGAAGATTCTCGCCGACAAGCTCAAGGCCCGGGCCGACGAGGGCAAGGTAACGATCGAGTGGTTCCAGGTGCTGGATGAAGTTCTCGGCGACGAGCGCGGCGTCACCGGCATCCGCATCAAGGATGTGCGCGACGGCTCGACCAAGGAGATCGCTGTGCAGGGGGTCTTCATCGCCATCGGCCATTCCCCGAACACCGGTATTTTCAACGGCCAGTTGGAGATGAAAGACGGCTACCTCAAGACCCGGGGCGGCGCCGACGGCTTCGCCACCCAGACCAGCATCCCCGGGGTCTTCGCCGCCGGCGACGTGCAGGATTACATGTACCGCCAGGCGATCACCTCGGCGGGCACCGGCTGCATGGCGGCCCTCGACGCGGAACGCTATCTGGACGGACTGGAACAGAGTTAG
- a CDS encoding ArsR/SmtB family transcription factor, with protein sequence MVIEKDWVVVLKALAHPTRLRIVAELLQGTKCVTSMQDLLPASQANISQHLGILRNARVVDFTQDGAQRCYYVCRPELVGGLLELLRDAPAPPA encoded by the coding sequence GTGGTGATTGAGAAAGACTGGGTCGTTGTACTGAAGGCCCTGGCCCATCCCACCCGCCTGCGCATCGTCGCCGAGCTGTTGCAGGGGACCAAGTGCGTGACCAGCATGCAGGATCTGCTCCCCGCCTCGCAGGCCAACATCTCCCAGCATCTCGGTATTCTGCGCAACGCCCGCGTCGTCGATTTCACTCAGGACGGCGCTCAGCGCTGCTACTACGTCTGCCGCCCGGAGCTGGTCGGCGGTCTGCTCGAACTCTTGCGGGATGCTCCGGCGCCCCCCGCCTGA
- a CDS encoding 4Fe-4S binding protein: MSETTSCELSEAVTEKGPVALTRWRRLSQATMLVVLGQWSFYGIFRCPFIVPYVSCQNCPVVTCHGRLFSLFWGFWLLLPVSVLLFGRAYCGWLCPGGLVNQLFAQTAPFSLRLKNRLTTLAPYGKYLTLAVALYVWLGMGQPRTNIPIRVGEFFGAVALTFEHADLSWLVRTSVVLGLTALGLIFANAWCRYFCPAGGLLEAVKGIAFFKVYKTHSCNDCDKCRKVCPMGTRPGEVDCTNCGDCLPVCSVDAIGIGRGKA; the protein is encoded by the coding sequence ATGTCTGAGACAACGAGTTGTGAACTTTCGGAAGCGGTTACAGAAAAAGGTCCGGTCGCCCTTACCCGCTGGCGCCGCTTGTCCCAGGCAACCATGCTGGTCGTGCTCGGACAATGGTCTTTCTACGGCATCTTTCGCTGTCCCTTTATCGTGCCCTATGTAAGCTGTCAAAACTGTCCGGTCGTCACCTGTCACGGTCGTTTGTTCAGCCTTTTCTGGGGGTTCTGGCTGCTCTTGCCGGTCTCTGTCCTCCTCTTCGGCCGGGCCTACTGCGGCTGGCTCTGCCCCGGCGGGCTGGTCAATCAGCTCTTCGCCCAAACGGCCCCCTTTTCCCTGCGCCTCAAAAATCGTCTGACCACCCTTGCTCCCTACGGAAAATACCTGACCTTGGCCGTAGCTCTCTATGTCTGGCTGGGCATGGGACAGCCCCGTACCAACATTCCGATTCGGGTCGGTGAATTCTTTGGTGCCGTCGCCCTGACCTTCGAGCACGCCGACCTTAGCTGGCTGGTCCGAACCTCTGTTGTCCTTGGCTTGACGGCACTGGGCCTGATTTTTGCCAATGCCTGGTGCCGGTATTTCTGTCCCGCCGGCGGCCTGCTTGAAGCGGTAAAGGGCATCGCGTTCTTTAAGGTCTATAAGACGCACAGTTGCAACGACTGCGACAAATGCCGCAAAGTCTGCCCCATGGGGACCCGCCCCGGTGAAGTCGACTGCACCAACTGCGGTGACTGCCTGCCGGTTTGTTCCGTGGATGCCATCGGCATCGGCCGGGGAAAAGCATGA
- a CDS encoding OmpA family protein, giving the protein MKGIHGLCIGLSLMIAVSGCAGKDNLIVLTPDDSGQVGALKLSNDGGEAVLDREGQALHLGDRRTSPGAPAPISAEERALFAAALAAQPLAPVSYLLYFEFDSNNLTAESRQRLDDILRAAQERDSQDLLVIGHTDRAGDADYNAALSLQRAEVVRELLASKGIGAEFIQISSHGEGNPLIPTADEVAEARNRRVEVVVR; this is encoded by the coding sequence ATGAAGGGGATTCATGGACTCTGCATCGGTTTGTCGCTGATGATCGCTGTGAGCGGGTGCGCCGGAAAAGACAACCTCATCGTACTGACCCCGGACGACTCCGGCCAGGTCGGCGCCCTCAAGCTCAGTAACGACGGCGGCGAGGCGGTCCTCGACCGCGAAGGGCAGGCGCTGCATCTGGGCGATCGTCGGACCTCGCCGGGAGCCCCCGCGCCCATTTCCGCTGAAGAGCGTGCGCTCTTCGCCGCCGCCCTGGCCGCGCAACCCTTGGCGCCGGTCAGTTATCTCCTCTACTTCGAGTTCGATTCCAACAACCTCACCGCCGAGTCGCGGCAACGGCTCGACGACATTCTGCGCGCCGCCCAGGAGCGTGACTCCCAGGATCTTCTGGTCATCGGTCACACCGACCGCGCCGGTGACGCTGACTACAACGCCGCCCTCTCCCTGCAACGGGCCGAAGTGGTCCGTGAACTCCTCGCGAGCAAAGGGATCGGCGCCGAATTCATCCAGATTTCTTCCCACGGCGAGGGCAATCCCCTGATCCCCACCGCCGACGAAGTCGCCGAGGCCCGCAACCGCCGGGTCGAGGTGGTCGTGCGCTGA
- a CDS encoding FecR family protein encodes MKKILFFCTALLLSAACAAAQTEPAHIGRVKGTSGIVSIQRAGALKPAFPNMKVYLNDTLLTGSDGAVGILLEDNTLLSMGPMSRLALDKFDFSPAQNKYALHLRMEQGTFVYLSGLLGKLAPHAVSLDTPSGTISMLKDTNFMARFGGDE; translated from the coding sequence ATGAAAAAAATCCTTTTCTTCTGTACGGCCCTGCTTTTGTCGGCGGCTTGCGCTGCCGCACAGACCGAACCGGCGCATATCGGCCGGGTCAAGGGGACCAGCGGTATCGTCTCCATTCAGCGCGCCGGCGCCTTGAAACCGGCCTTTCCGAACATGAAGGTCTATCTCAACGACACCCTGCTGACTGGTTCCGACGGCGCGGTGGGTATCCTCCTCGAAGACAACACCCTCCTTTCCATGGGGCCGATGAGCCGGCTGGCCCTGGACAAGTTCGATTTTTCCCCGGCCCAGAACAAATACGCTCTGCACCTGCGCATGGAGCAGGGGACCTTCGTCTACCTCTCCGGCCTGCTGGGCAAGCTGGCACCCCACGCGGTCAGTCTCGACACCCCGTCGGGAACCATCAGCATGCTCAAGGATACCAACTTCATGGCCCGTTTCGGCGGCGACGAATAA